One genomic segment of Hordeum vulgare subsp. vulgare chromosome 2H, MorexV3_pseudomolecules_assembly, whole genome shotgun sequence includes these proteins:
- the LOC123429559 gene encoding tau-cadinol synthase-like gives MASAPATGTVPEMAAVFHPTVWGDFFINYNPEPLQMSAERMTERSNQLKEKIIGLFSCGTIVEQLKLVDTLQHLSVDHHFHEQIDSTLTSIHAGEFDSSSLHDVALRFRILRQQGFWVSPDVFSKFKDEDGAFHVNITNDPRGLLSLYNASYLFIHRETELEESISFARQHLESMEDKLEYPLAEQVRRALHLPLPRTLKRVEALHYMSEYKEESMHNSSILELAKLDFNLLQRLHLKELKALSRWWKNLYREVGLNYSRDRVVECYFWAYTAYYEKEYTRARMILAKIIAIIIMTDDTYDVRATLVECKQWEESATSLLPEYLQKFYLKLMSTFKEFQDELKPDEKYRVSFSTRAFQILSSNYLQEAEWFHQNHKPRFNDQVKVSSVCSGGPWVCVGLLVGMGDTATKEALEWALGCTDAVRACAEVTRFMNDLASFKRGKNKNDVASSVECYISEHGVVSEVAIDKIGSLIEDAWKTTNQARFELPELLLPAVQRVANITISMPFMYDDKTDAFTFSSRLEGTIKRLFVDPIEL, from the exons ATGGCGTCCGCTCCCGCTACCGGCACCGTTCCAGAGATGGCGGCTGTGTTTCATCCCACGGTTTGGGGCGACTTCTTCATCAACTACAATCCAGAACCGTTACAG ATGTCAGCGGAAAGGATGACAGAGAGGTCCAATCAATTGAAGGAGAAAATAATTGGGTTATTTTCATGCGGTACAATAGTTGAGCAACTGAAACTTGTGGATACACTCCAACACCTAAGCGTAGATCATCATTTTCATGAACAAATTGACTCCACATTAACAAGCATTCATGCTGGTGAATTCGATAGCTCTAGCCTTCATGATGTCGCCCTTCGGTTCCGCATACTCAGGCAGCAAGGCTTTTGGGTGTCTCCAg ATGTATTCAGCAAGTTCAAAGATGAAGATGGGGCCTTCCATGTTAACATAACAAACGACCCAAGGGGGCTATTAAGTTTATACAACGCATCATACCTTTTTATCCATAGGgagacagagcttgaagaaagCATCTCGTTTGCAAGGCAACACCTCGAATCGATGGAAGATAAGCTTGAGTACCCCTTGGCAGAGCAAGTCAGGCGTGCCCTTCACTTACCACTGCCAAGGACCTTGAAGAGAGTAGAGGCTCTGCATTATATGTCAGAGTACAAAGAAGAGTCCATGCACAACTCCTCAATTCTGGAGTTGGCCAAGCTGGATTTTAACCTTCTGCAACGTCTCCACTTGAAGGAACTCAAAGCGCTCTCTAG ATGGTGGAAAAATCTTTACAGAGAAGTGGGGCTAAATTACTCACGAGATCGTGTGGTTGAGTGCTACTTCTGGGCGTATACGGCATACTATGAGAAAGAGTACACACGTGCAAGGATGATTCTTGCCAAGATAATTGCAATAATAATAATGACAGACGACACTTATGATGTCCGTGCTACTTTGGTGGAGTGTAAACA ATGGGAGGAGAGTGCTACTTCTCTTCTACCAGAGTACTTACAGAAGTTCTACCTCAAGCTGATGAGCACCTTCAAGGAGTTTCAGGACGAATTGAAACCAGATGAGAAGTACCGGGTCTCTTTTAGCACAAGAGCG TTTCAAATATTATCAAGCAACTATCTCCAAGAAGCCGAATGGTTTCATCAAAATCACAAGCCAAGATTTAATGATCAAGTGAAGGTATCTAGTGTGTGCTCAGGTGGACCATGGGTATGTGTTGGGTTGCTAGTTGGTATGGGTGATACTGCAACCAAGGAAGCACTGGAATGGGCCCTCGGTTGCACTGATGCTGTCAGGGCTTGTGCAGAGGTGACACGTTTCATGAATGATCTTGCTTCATTTAAG CGTGGAAAGAACAAAAATGATGTGGCAAGCTCCGTAGAATGCTACATCAGTGAGCACGGCGTGGTGAGTGAGGTCGCCATTGACAAGATAGGTTCTCTGATCGAAGATGCATGGAAGACTACGAACCAAGCACGCTTTGAGCTCCCTGAGCTGCTGCTTCCTGCGGTGCAGCGAGTCGCAAATATAACGATCAGCATGCCCTTCATGTACGATGACAAGACAGATGCTTTTACATTCAGCAGCCGTCTTGAGGGGACGATTAAGCGACTGTTTGTCGATCCTATTGAGCTCTAG